A window of the Helianthus annuus cultivar XRQ/B chromosome 4, HanXRQr2.0-SUNRISE, whole genome shotgun sequence genome harbors these coding sequences:
- the LOC110866731 gene encoding zinc finger MYM-type protein 1-like, with translation MANTITKSKEFFGTIQRLYTIFAHSINRWQILKDNVKGLTLKSLSTTRWESRIDSIKPIRTQLGDVRKALREVRGTDRDAKIISEAKSIEEYELGDFEFLAQIVIWFELLSKVNVVSKRLQAKDVVLDVAIDEVDKLIKFFKNYREVGFSKALDEAREITNEIGVNAEFRQKRVIYRKKQFDESSSVEEVTFSPEEDFRVNYFLSIVDQAIFSLETRFEQYQKFEKIFGFLFPKKLKTLDEAKLKECCYRLEDALKYEGESDIDAKELCTELKLITTFLPRHIDNPFDVLDYIFQRSTTYPYSINAYKVLLTIPVTVASAERSFSKLKLLKTYLRSTMSQERLNGLATISIESEILDTMDYKELIESFASKNARRTTLFA, from the coding sequence ATGGCTAACACAATTACTAAGTCTAAGGAATTTTTTGGAACAATACAACGGTTATATACTATCTTTGCCCATTCTATTAATAGGTGGCAAATTTTGAAAGACAATGTTAAAGGATTAACTCTTAAATCATTGTCTACAACTCGTTGGGAAAGTCGTATAGATAGTATTAAGCCTATAAGAACTCAACTTGGAGATGTAAGAAAAGCTTTGCGAGAAGTTAGGGGGACGGATAGAGATGCTAAAATCATAAGTGAAGCTAAATCAATAGAAGAGTATGAACTTGGTGATTTTGAATTTTTGGCACAAATTGTCATTTGGTTTGAATTATTATCAAAGGTGAATGTGGTGAGCAAACGGTTGCAAGCAAAAGATGTTGTTCTTGATGTTGCTATTGATGAAGTGGACAAATTAATTAAATTCTTTAAGAATTATAGAGAAGTGGGGTTCTCTAAGGCACTTGATGAAGCTAGAGAAATTACAAATGAAATAGGTGTTAATGCGGAATTTCGTCAAAAACGTGTGATATATAGGAAAAAACAATTTGATGAATCGTCAAGTGTAGAAGAAGTAACATTTTCACCCGAGGAggattttagagtaaattatttTTTAAGTATTGTTGATCAAGCTATTTTTTCACTTGAAACAAGATTTGAACAATACCAAAAATTCGAAAAAATATTTGGGTTTTTGTTTCCTAAAAAGTTGAAGACTCTTGATGAAGCCAAGCTTAAGGAGTGTTGTTATCGCCTTGAAGATGCATTGAAATATGAAGGAGAATCCGATATTGATGCTAAAGAATTGTGTACGGAGTTGAAGTTGATTACTACATTTTTACCGAGACACATTGACAACCCTTTTGACGTTTTAGACTATATCTTCCAACGCAGTACTACTTATCCTTATTCTATAAATGCATATAAAGTGTTGTTGACAATTCCGGTAACCGTGGCATCGGCAGAAAGAAGTTTCTCaaagttgaagttgttgaagaccTATTTACGTTCTACAATGTCACAAGAAAGGCTAAACGGGTTGGCGACAATATCTATTGAAAGTGAAATATTAGATACTATGGATTACAAGGAGTTGATCGAGAGCTTTGCTTCAAAAAACGCTAGGAGAACCACACTGTTTGCTTAG
- the LOC110866730 gene encoding zinc finger MYM-type protein 1-like — MPPVPKYKYPSGHQKRKKRKLEEEKRKADDVKQNRINKFFSKETQNSSSSLGDDNVGQEANVGEDNVTVGEEGNVGEDNVTVGEDNMNVGEDNVNDIVDEDDVNLVPDIDIFDPRNWGGLSNDMIKELVTKGPKRDMDVKGPVDKFGRHFSNTMYTRILSNMETCDREWLVYSKKLDKLYCFCCKVFRTRHPKGGLDDEGYNDWRHASGRLKKHEVGLEHFKNMNEWFELRQRLKRKETIDKGAYEHFRKEKDYWKQVILRIIALVKFFAKYGLAFRGSNEKLYQKGNGNFLGLVEMLEEFHPIMKEHVRRVLNEECHVHFLSHNIQNELIQLLGDKVRTEIIKKVKQAKYYSIILDCTPDTSHQEQMSIIVRYVNFNSSSVIIEESFLGFLVVDDTTGLGLFEVTCKELESLDLDIGDMRGQGYDNGANMRGKNKGV, encoded by the coding sequence ATGCCTCCCGTTCCTAAATACAAATACCCATCCGGCCATCAAAAACGTAAGAAGAGGAAGCTAGAGGAAGAGAAAAGAAAGGCGGACGACGTAAAACAAAACCGAATAAACAAgtttttttcaaaagaaactcAAAATTCTAGTTCTAGCTTGGGTGACGATAATGTGGGTCAAGAGGCTAATGTGGGCGAAGACAATGTGACCGTAGGTGAAGAAGGTAATGTGGGCGAAGACAATGTGACCGTAGGTGAAGACAACATGAACGTAGGTGAAGATAATGTTAATGATATCGTAGATGAAGATGATGTTAATCTGGTTCCGGATATTGATATTTTTGATCCTAGAAATTGGGGTGGGCTTAGTAATGACATGATTAAAGAGTTGGTTACGAAAGGTCCAAAAAGAGATATGGATGTTAAGGGCCCCGTGGATAAATTTGGAAGACATTTTTCTAATACCATGTACACTAGAATTTTATCAAATATGGAAACGTGCGATAGAGAATGGCTAGTGTATTCGAAAAAACTTGACAAACTCTATTGTTTTTGTTGTAAAGTTTTTAGAACGCGGCATCCGAAAGGTGGGTTGGATGATGAAGGTTATAACGATTGGAGACATGCCAGTGGTAGACTTAAAAAACATGAAGTTGGTTTAGAACATTTCAAGAATATGAATGAATGGTTTGAATTGCGGCAAAGGTTGAAACGCAAAGAAACAATTGACAAAGGGGCATATGAGCACTTTAGAAAAGAAAAAGATTATTGGAAACAAGTCATCTTAAGGATTATTGCACTTGTGAAGTTTTTTGCAAAATATGGCTTAGCGTTTCGTGGGTCAAATGAGAAGTTGTATCAAAAAGGAAATGGAAACTTTTTGGGTTTGGTTGAGATGTTGGAAGAGTTTCACCCGATTATGAAAGAACATGTGCGCCGAGTTTTGAATGAAGAGTGCCATGTACACTTTCTTAGCCACAATATTCAAAACGAGTTGATACAATTATTAGGGGATAAAGTTAGAACCGAAATCATCAAGAAAGTTAAGCAAGCAAAGTATTACTCCATCATCCTCGATTGCACGCCTGATACAAGTCACCAAGAGCAAATGTCCATAATTGTGAGGTATGTGAATTTTAACTCTAGTTCTGTGATCATTGAGGAAtcctttttaggttttttggttgtTGATGATACCACGGGTTTAGGACTTTTTGAAGTAACATGTAAGGAATTAGAGTCGCTTGATCTTGATATTGGTGATATGCGTGGTCAAGGCTACGATAATGGGGCAAACATGAGAGGAAAAAACAAAGGAGTTTAA
- the LOC110868164 gene encoding uncharacterized protein LOC110868164, producing the protein MDGHATPSKNPNGASKFLLDLPSKGLFSSPVISSNLGGMRVYVTDHDTSPPESQHIKTDQVNILIRSLLLKQQQKGGPNSKGTKSVGTNENSRKRAPERATDGRASAKRAASSTQNEGSKSKLPENLQSLTVERLRALLKDRGLSVRGKKDELIGRLRSTTVSASSSGANPL; encoded by the exons ATGGACGGCCATGCAACTCCGTCGAAGAACCCTAACGGCGCTTCAAAGTTCCTCCTTGATCTCCCCTCCAAAGGCCTCTTCTCTTCCCCCGTCATTTCTTCCAATTTG GGTGGAATGCGGGTCTATGTTACTGATCACGACACATCACCTCCAG AAAGTCAACATATAAAGACTGATCAAGTGAACATACTGATTAGATCCCTTCTGCTTAAGCAACAGCAGAAGGGTGGACCAAATTCAAAGGGGACAAAGAGTGTAGGAACAAACGAGAACTCAAGAAAGAG GGCCCCGGAAAGAGCGACGGATGGTAGGGCTTCTGCTAAGAGGGCGGCATCATCTACCCAAAACG AGggttcaaaatcaaaattaccTGAAAATCTCCAAAGTTTGACCGTTGAGAGACTTCGTGCACTTTTGAAGGATAGAGGTCTTTCTGTAAGAGGGAAGAAG GATGAACTGATTGGACGGTTGAGATCTACTACTGTTTCAGCAAGCTCATCTGGAGCCAACCCCTTGTAA